One window of the Scyliorhinus canicula chromosome 25, sScyCan1.1, whole genome shotgun sequence genome contains the following:
- the eif3g gene encoding eukaryotic translation initiation factor 3 subunit G, with amino-acid sequence MDFDSKPSWADQVEEEGDEGKEEGDEDKSTENAFERDVDVSVPKGPLPSPKEQMKGNIKTIIEYKIDEDGKKLKIIRTFRIETRKASKAVARRKNWKKFGTSEYDPPGPNVATTTVSDDVYMTFITNKEDLNNTEEDDPMSKLKGQKIVSCRICKGDHWTTRCPYKDTLGPMQKELAEQLGLSTSEKEKGSEPEAAQPAQSKTGKYVPPSLRDGANRRGESMQTNRRADDNATIRVTNLSEDTRETDLQELFRPFGSISRIYLAKDKNTGQSKGFAFISFHRREDAARAIAGVSGFGYDHLILNVEWAKPSTT; translated from the exons ATAAAAGTACCGAAAATGCATTTGAAAGAGATGTGGATGTATCCGTGCCGAAAG GTCCCCTGCCTTCACCTAAAGAACAGATGAAAGGGAATATTAAAACTATCATTGAGTACAAAATCGATGAGGATGGAAAGAAATTGAAG ATTATCCGCACATTCCGAATTGAAACGAGGAAAGCTTCAAAAGCTGTGGCCAGGCGCAAA AACTGGAAAAAATTTGGAACCTCAGAATATGACCCACCAGGTCCTAATGTTGCCACGACAACGGTCAGTGATGATGTGTACATGACCTTCATCACCAACAAAGAG GATTTGAATAACACAGAAGAGGATGACCCCATGTCCAAACTGAAAGGCCAGAAGATTGTGTCCTGCCGAATCTGTAAAGGGGATCACTGGACCACTCGCTGTCCTTACAAAGACACCCTGGGGCCCATGCAGAAGGAATTGGCAGAGCAGCTGGGACTCAGCACATCTGAGAAAGAAAAGGGCTCAG AACCTGAAGCAGCCCAACCAGCTCAGAGCAAGACTGGGAAGTACGTCCCTCCCAGTTTACGTGATGGAGCCAATCGCCgcggagagtcgatgcagacaaacCGTCGAG cggacGACAATGCCACAATCCGTGTCACTAACCTCTCGGAGGACACACGAGAAACTGACCTGCAGGAGCTGTTCAGGCCCTTCGGTTCCATCTCTAGAATCTACTTGGCTAAGGACAAGAACACAGGCCAGTCCAAG GGTTTTGCCTTTATTAGTTTCCATCGGCGTGAGGATGCTGCCAGGGCCATCGCTGGGGTTTCAGGCTTTGGTTACGATCACTTAATCCTGAATGTGGAATGGGCCAA ACCATCAACCACCTGA